A genome region from Pan troglodytes isolate AG18354 chromosome 3, NHGRI_mPanTro3-v2.0_pri, whole genome shotgun sequence includes the following:
- the LOC100611992 gene encoding UDP-glucuronosyltransferase 2B11 isoform X1 — protein MALKWTSVLLLIHLSCYFSSGSCGKVLVWAAEYSHWMNMKTILKELVQRGHEVTVLASSASILFDPNDASTLKFEVYPTSLTKTEFENIIMQQVKRWSDIRKESFWLYFSQEQEILWELYDIFRNFCKDVVSNKKLMKKLQESRFDIIFADAFFPCGELLAELFNIPFVYSLCFTPGYTIERHSGGLIFPPSYIPIVMSKLSDQMTFMERVKNMIYVLYFDFWFQMCDMKKWDQFYSEVLGRPTTLFETMGKADIWLMRNSWNFQFPHLFLPNVDFVGGLHCKPAKPLPKEMEEFVQSSGENGVVVFSLGSIISNMTAERANVIATALAKIPQKVLWRFDGNKPDALGLNTRLYKWIPQNDLLGHPKTRAFITHGGANGIYEAIYHGIPMVGIPLFFDQPDNIAHMKAKGAAVRLDFHTMSSTDLLNALKTVINDPLYKENVMKLSRIQHDQPVKPLDRAVFWIEFVMRHKGAKHL, from the exons ATGGCTCTGAAATGGACTTCAGTTCTTCTGCTGATACATCTCAGTTGTTACTTTAGCTCTGGGAGTTGTGGAAAGGTGCTGGTGTGGGCCGCAGAATACAGCCATTGGATGAATATGAAGACAATCCTGAAAGAGCTTGTTCAGAGAGGTCATGAGGTGACTGTACTGGCATCTTCAGCTTCCATTCTTTTTGATCCCAATGATGCATCCACTCTTAAATTTGAAGTTTATCCTACATCTTTAACTAAAACTGAATTTGAGAATATCATCATGCAACAGGTTAAGAGATGGTCAGACATTCGAAAAGAAAGCTTTTGGTTATATTTTTCACAAGAACAAGAAATCCTGTGGGAATTATATGACATATTTAGAAACTTCTGTAAAGATGTAGTTTCAAATAAGAAACTTATGAAAAAACTACAAGAGTCAAGATTTGACATCATTTTTGCAGATGCTTTTTTTCCTTGTGGTGAGCTGCTGGCTGAGCTATTTAACATACCCTTTGTGTACAGTCTCTGCTTTACTCCTGGCTACACAATTGAAAGGCACAGTGGAGGACTGATTTTCCCTCCTTCCTACATACCTATTGTTATGTCAAAATTAAGTGATCAAATGACTTTCATGGAGAGGGTAAAAAATATGATCTATGTGCTTTATTTTGACTTTTGGTTCCAAATGTGTGATATGAAGAAGTGGGATCAGTTTTACAGTGAAGTTTTAG GAAGACCCACTACCTTATTTGAGACAATGGGGAAAGCTGACATATGGCTAATGCGAAACTCCTGGaattttcagtttcctcatctattctTACCAAACGTTGATTTTGTTGGAGGACTCCACTGCAAACCTGCCAAACCCCTACCTAAG GAAATGGAGGAGTTTGTACAGAGCTCTGGAGAAAATGGTGTTGTGGTGTTTTCTCTGGGGTCAATCATAAGTAACATGACAGCAGAAAGGGCCAATGTAATAGCAACAGCCCTGGCCAAGATCCCACAAAAG GTTCTGTGGAGATTTGATGGGAATAAACCAGATGCCTTAGGTCTCAATACTCGGCTGTACAAGTGGATACCCCAGAATGACCTTCTAG GTCATCCAAAAACCAGAGCTTTTATAACTCATGGTGGAGCCAATGGCATCTATGAGGCGATCTACCATGGGATCCCTATGGTGGGCATTCCATTGTTTTTTGATCAACCTGATAATATTGCTCACATGAAGGCCAAGGGAGCAGCTGTTAGATTGGACTTCCACACAATGTCAAGTACAGACTTGTTGAATGCACTGAAGACAGTAATTAATGATCCTTT ATATAAAGAGAATGTTATGAAATTATCAAGAATTCAACATGATCAACCAGTGAAGCCCCTGGATAGAGCAGTCTTCTGGATTGAATTTGTCATGCGCCACAAAGGAGCCAAACACCTTTGA
- the LOC100611992 gene encoding UDP-glucuronosyltransferase 2B28 isoform X2 gives MALKWTSVLLLIHLSCYFSSGSCGKVLVWAAEYSHWMNMKTILKELVQRGHEVTVLASSASILFDPNDASTLKFEVYPTSLTKTEFENIIMQQVKRWSDIRKESFWLYFSQEQEILWELYDIFRNFCKDVVSNKKLMKKLQESRFDIIFADAFFPCGELLAELFNIPFVYSLCFTPGYTIERHSGGLIFPPSYIPIVMSKLSDQMTFMERVKNMIYVLYFDFWFQMCDMKKWDQFYSEVLGRPTTLFETMGKADIWLMRNSWNFQFPHLFLPNVDFVGGLHCKPAKPLPKEMEEFVQSSGENGVVVFSLGSIISNMTAERANVIATALAKIPQKVLWRFDGNKPDALGLNTRLYKWIPQNDLLDIKRML, from the exons ATGGCTCTGAAATGGACTTCAGTTCTTCTGCTGATACATCTCAGTTGTTACTTTAGCTCTGGGAGTTGTGGAAAGGTGCTGGTGTGGGCCGCAGAATACAGCCATTGGATGAATATGAAGACAATCCTGAAAGAGCTTGTTCAGAGAGGTCATGAGGTGACTGTACTGGCATCTTCAGCTTCCATTCTTTTTGATCCCAATGATGCATCCACTCTTAAATTTGAAGTTTATCCTACATCTTTAACTAAAACTGAATTTGAGAATATCATCATGCAACAGGTTAAGAGATGGTCAGACATTCGAAAAGAAAGCTTTTGGTTATATTTTTCACAAGAACAAGAAATCCTGTGGGAATTATATGACATATTTAGAAACTTCTGTAAAGATGTAGTTTCAAATAAGAAACTTATGAAAAAACTACAAGAGTCAAGATTTGACATCATTTTTGCAGATGCTTTTTTTCCTTGTGGTGAGCTGCTGGCTGAGCTATTTAACATACCCTTTGTGTACAGTCTCTGCTTTACTCCTGGCTACACAATTGAAAGGCACAGTGGAGGACTGATTTTCCCTCCTTCCTACATACCTATTGTTATGTCAAAATTAAGTGATCAAATGACTTTCATGGAGAGGGTAAAAAATATGATCTATGTGCTTTATTTTGACTTTTGGTTCCAAATGTGTGATATGAAGAAGTGGGATCAGTTTTACAGTGAAGTTTTAG GAAGACCCACTACCTTATTTGAGACAATGGGGAAAGCTGACATATGGCTAATGCGAAACTCCTGGaattttcagtttcctcatctattctTACCAAACGTTGATTTTGTTGGAGGACTCCACTGCAAACCTGCCAAACCCCTACCTAAG GAAATGGAGGAGTTTGTACAGAGCTCTGGAGAAAATGGTGTTGTGGTGTTTTCTCTGGGGTCAATCATAAGTAACATGACAGCAGAAAGGGCCAATGTAATAGCAACAGCCCTGGCCAAGATCCCACAAAAG GTTCTGTGGAGATTTGATGGGAATAAACCAGATGCCTTAGGTCTCAATACTCGGCTGTACAAGTGGATACCCCAGAATGACCTTCTAG ATATAAAGAGAATGTTATGA